ttgtcattttaataaaacattgttccctagattagggggagaaataaaaataaaaaataaaatgatgcttcatgatgtgaacatcaattaaggtatattgaactcgcacaaaagaatgtgaaacgaaagttcaaaaataatgcatatgcaagaacttgcaaattaattactttatgcatttacagatataaaaaagtgactaaatcatatataccagcgataaatgctccagctcgaactgaaattccaaaagctggcaataatgtcactgttgagtctttgccacgcatcaaacgtggaagatcaattggttccgaagataaaaatcctcgaaaaagaaaatcagctgataatgaggtaagagaaagtgttcaagaagaaccacaaatcaatattccttctgcagaggatattgataaatgtaaatactaaaattgcgataaattatgcaatattatggaaccgaaatgaaactaaaatctctatgagatattttcatataatgttacaatgacatcatgaataaagatgatgatctggaactaaaatctgtcattgaatatacaaaatggacatgattgagctcaatggaaaggagcaataagagttgaattagaatcgctcgataaaagaaaagttttcggatcaatcgttatcacttttaaagatgtgaaacgtataggatacaaatgaatttttatccgaaaagaaatgtgcaaatgaagttacaaggcaaaactagacttgtaactcaatattttccacaaagaccagaaatgaattaggaggaaaaattatcctcctgtaatggatacaattacttattagatacttaatcaacctggtagttatttaaatgcatctcatgaatgttgttactacttatctgtatggatcacttaatagtgatatatatgaatatacctaaagggttaaggtatcataagcatctaatgtaaaacccaagggaatatattccattaaatcacaaagatttctaagtgggtttatacaaacgggacgtatgtggtataaccgattaaatgactacttgataaaaaaaagggtataaatataaacttattttgcacgtatgttttataaaaacaatgttcggatatgagatcgtagttgtttatgtcaatgttcttaacatcatatgaacaaataaagagatctatgaaatcattcaacttctaaagaattattttgaaatgaaagatcttgaaaaaaccaagtattaccttggattgcaaattgagcatatgcctaatggtttacttgtacatcaaacaacttataccgaaaagattttaaaacattttttttaaagacaaactcattgttgttagatcactcaatattgacactgatctatttcatccctgcgaagatcatgaaaattttaacagatcggaagttctatattttagtgcaattgaggttcttatgtatcttatagattatacaagatctgacatttcttttgcagttaatttgttgacaaggttcagctcagcccctaccaaaagacattggaatgggatcaaacaaatagtttgataccttcggggaactactgatttataattattttattctaacaactcgaaacaagatttgtttggttatacagatgcagattatttatccgatctacataaagctaaatctcaaactcgatatgtattcctaaatggaggcaccgcaatatcatgacgttctcaaaacaaacacttgttgcaacatcatcaaatcatgccgaagtgattgcattacatgaagctactcgggaatgattttagttaagatcaatgatacaaatcattattgattcttgtggactagaacgctataaaagcgtaacaactatctatgaagataatacagcttacataatacaaatgaaagaagagtatcaaaaatgacagaacaaaacataaatgctgacgaggcggtaaagctataaacggtcttaacggtcataagtttgatggaaaagaatggtatattggtaaggctcagaaaaagactgaaagggaataggaactgaaacaacggtttgaacaaaccatgaaggagactgtagacaaatcacgagggccaaacttgtacataaaagattcagatgatacagtttcagatgaaaacctcagatttttctcatatactcaagatatcgtaaaagacaaccagattaaaatgagatacgttcaatcaacaactctgctgatctttataccaaagcactgctaactgctattttcagaacacacgttcataatattggcatgaggcatgttcagaagatgtaacaactcaggcgttgcctacttgagggggagtcaactttatgctgcactttttttcccttagctaaagttttatcccaatgagttttctttagcaaggtttttaacgaggcagtactagttattctctaataaaattgtcatccaagggggagtgttataaaatatctagattgtgttataaaatatctagattggatgttaattttattattattatatttcttgcatagtaatattttatactataaatagacatgtatggtaaccatttaaggtgcaccatttctcttgaaatatcaatatcaatatttcttctctccttcttctctctttttctctctttgttcttataaccattaaaggtagttataagcctactgaattataacataaataCTAATATATAAACAACCCGAACAAACACTCATTTTACACTTTTAACTACATATTTACATACATTTTCACCTACGCATTCAACTACAATTTTTACTTCCAAAATCTTTCAAAATATACTTTCAAAAAAATCAAAACAAAGCAAACTAGAAAGTAGAAACTAGTAGAAGCCAAGATTTTTTTCAAAGTCTTCTTAACTCCCAAATGTATGGGTCACCTTCCAGCTCGTCTTCGAACCCGAATCAATGTATGGGGTTCGCGTCTTACGCTTTGTCACTATACGCGTTTACTCCTCAACAACAGTACATTTACAACCATACCAATTAAAGGTGGGGTCATCTGATGGGTAGGAAATATGTCATGGTTGGTAGTGGTGTGTGATGTGAAGGAAATAGAGAAAAGAAGCTGGTGTGATGCTGATGTAGCGGTTTGTTTTAGAAAAGGATGACGGTATGATTGGGAGTCGTGTTGAAGATAATGATAATTGATTATTATAGTGgataagttgattttaaaagtaccaTGTGAGATActgtactaataattaaacaagtcatgGGTCAAGTCGTGGATCAAGTCACGGGTCTTGGATATATGGTGGTCATTAAACTACTACTTTTGACCGGCAAACAAAAAAGCGAAGTTTCTTGTCTACGTACTTATTAAACATGCTCCATGCATGTTAGTCAAGCTTATAAATACAATCGATATCCATGTCAAATATCATCACAAAATTCTCAAACAATACAAATCAAACACaacttaattacatttaacaaatcCTCACACAAATTAACCTCTAATCCATGGATATCACTACTTTTCTTGTAGATAATAATAATCTCTGGTCCCCGTCTTTCTTCCTTCTATCAACACTTTTCTTCATTTTTTTCGCCGTCAAACAAGCCACACTCTTCTCATCGAAGACCAAAAAAACCCTTCCACCGGGCCCGCCAACGTTGCCTATCATCGGTAACTTACATCAAGTTGTTTCCAGCCCGGGCAACCCTCATATCTGGACCGCAAATTTTGCCAAAAAATACGGTCCACTCATTTCGGTCCAATTAGGAAAAGAAGTTATGGTTGTGGCCTCATCACCCGAGGCCGCAATTGGAATTCTCAAAACTCAAGATCATCTTCTTTCGGTTCGTGCAGTGCCTGCTGCATTTAAGCAAGAAAACGTAGTACCGCACTCCCTCCTTTGGGCTGATAGCGATCAAACATGGAAATCGTTACGAACACTTTCACGAAGTGAAATGTTCTCAGCTAAAGCATTAGAGGCTCAGTCTCAATTAAAAGAGAAAAAAGTCGAAGACTTGTTGACTTTCTTACGTAGAAACGAAGGACGTGTGATTGACATTTATGATATAGTTTTTACTACATTGTTCAACACTTTAAGCTCCACTATATTCGGCGTAGAAATGGTGGGTTTTGCAGGTGAACAAGGATCAGGTCTTGAATGGGTGAAAGACTCCATGTTTAAAATAATCGAGTACGGTGGACGTACAGTTGATTTTGGATCATTTTTCCCTATTCTTGAAAGGTTTGATCTTCACGGAACAACAAAAGGAACCGGGAAAGAGTTTGCCAAATTATTCGCGTATTGGGACGAAATAATAGAGGAAAGAAGAGGTCGTGTCAACTCGTCAACATGGTCGTCGGATCAAGCTCAATCTTTCTTGGATCGGATGCTTGAACATAAATTCGAAAACCACCAAATTCATCATTTATCCATggtaattaaatacattaaattTCTTAGTAATATTAACTTACTATATCAGATATGAATATTAAAGGGGTCATATTTATTAAGCTAGCAATATTTTTTACTTTTATTACAGGCACTATTTATAGCAGGAACAAATACTACAACCTCAACTGTAGTATGGGGTATGACTGAGCTTGTGAAAAATAAACAAGTGATGTCAAAAATAGCAGAGGAGATAAAAACAGAATTCAACTCTGATCAAATCGCCATTTCTGAATTATCGAAGTTAAGTTATCTACAAGTTTGCATCAAAGAAATATTTAGATTACATCCACCTGTGCCTCTTCTTCTTCCTCATAGGGCGGCCGAAACGTGTGAGGTTATGAATTACACAATtccaaagaatgccaaaatctttGTGAATCTTTGGGCAATGGGACGAGACCCCAAGTTATGGGACGAGCCATTATCGTTCAACCCAGAAAGATTTAAGGACTCCAAGATAGATTTTAAAGGCCAACACTTTGAATTGCTACCGTTCGGTACTGGTAGGAGGATGTGCCCAGGAATGCCATCGGGTATCAAGAGTGTTGAGCTTATACTCGCATCCTTAATTCGTGAGTTTGATTGGACTCTTCCAAATGATGCTGATGTGTCAACGCTTGACATGGAAGAAAAATTTGGGGTTGCTATGAAACGTGAAAACCCTTTAAAACTAGTAGTCAAACAAAAACAGATGCATTCAAATGTTTAATTGATGTGGAAGATTTTCTTCCTGTTTTATAAATTCGTAACTAATCATGTCTTATAGGACACGTTAAGGTTTTACAGTATTTATTTGTATTCTTGAATGTtataatataaattaaaatgtaaatAAATGAAAAGTTGCGTGAATATGTCATATGTTGCCGATAACCTTGTATATGTTAATTATTTGTTACTGTATTTGTTTGTAAACTAGGTATGTGGTCCGCGCTTCGCAACGAATATTGGTATGTCATGTCGAAGTATATATAGTAAATCCATATCGATATACTTTGTATATATATCGAGAAAATGATAGCTTACCTGATATGAGTGTGAGTCCAAAGGATGTTATATTGATGGAAATCATTAGTAGGATCAAACCAAAGACCATAACTCTCTTATCCGTCAACATTTGtgcttccattatcataaatattagtttgaaccgtaaaccctaaactctaaatcgggctaaataaaaAAGTTGATTTTTGAAAAAAAcaagtgaaattcgaacaaaacatGTGAAATTCGAGTCGAACAATTTTTATATCTGGTCTTTAGATGCATTGTTTGCTTGGTTCTACATTTTATGTAGAAGAGGATGTAACATGCTGTTCTacacttgttctacatcaattttcatcaaattaagttagggtttagatttagtgtgAGGATTAAAGACCGCGCTTTGCTGTGGAGtgattttggttggttaacggtcgGTTAACTTAACGTTAAAAAAAAAAGGTTGGTTTATCGGTTAACGGTTTTTGACGGTTAATCGAAGGAGTGGTTCTGGTTGGTTAGGGGGTGGTTTTGATCGTTTAATGGCACCACCGCTCAGTAGTGGATGAAGAAATTTATCGTGTCACATTATCGAGAAGAGTTAATCTGGTAGTTGGCATCATCTGCAAATGCCTTCTACTAATGCAGATAGATGCACAAAAGAAGTATAATTCAATTTTCAGTTACATACCCGATTACCATTCTTGATCTCAAAACGTGTAATAGGTTCACGATCATGAAGGACCTTCATATGCTCAAAACATAAGCAGAAATGACTCCATACATGTGTGGTCGACCTCTACATAAGAACCAAAGAAAcaaaattaataatacaaatttaaaAACTGAAGTATGGAATACATAAACTTTTGTGGACACCATTTGAGGTTGAATTCTATATTCGCCGCTGGATGTATATACAGTTTTATTAAAACCCCTGGTAAATAAAGCAATGTGGTTTCAACAAAATGCTCCATTGTTCAATAGCAACATTATTTTCATTTGTCAACTATAAAATAAGTATTGTCACCTGAAAATCCATGAACAGTTTTGTTAAAACTCATTCCTTTAGTTAGACCTAAAAGTCAAAATGTGTCTTCAACCGTCTACGGACTgtaaaaattattaaaactaacaatattcagttttatactacataaaaCTCAATAATTTCATTTGATCATAACTCTTCAAATCACATTATAAATAACCTAATACTGCACACCCAAATAATGTTTATCTAAATACACAACAACAAATTAACCAAGAGAATCTAGTTAAAAAGAAAATATAGTTTTTGTTGTTGCTTACCTTTCACTCTTTGTTCATAAGAATTTTTTCACGCATCAAAAGAGTTGCAGCTTCTCCATTCAACAGATCTGAAGCATTTGGGTACAACAAAAGTTGTAGAAGGATCACCTCAAACACTTTCACCAAGTCTATAAACATATAACAACGACACATCACTTACTTTTGCTTCAGAAATAGGAATTCTTATGGTACGGGACATTCCAAAATGAATATTAAACATACATTCCATGTTAAAAAAAGAATATAATTATGTATTACCGAACATTGGCTCCACGTCTGATTGATCACATCCAAGCAAACTGAACCAGTCCTGACAATGAAAACTTGTGAGATATTAATTATTTACGATTTTTTTTCAGCTAACCGGTTCAAGATCATACACTTAAACTCACATTTCATCCACATTTGGGTGGTAAAGTTTATTAAAGAAATTGATAGTTGGAGATTTATAAGGGTATGCATCTTGAAGTACTACTCTTAGCTTTCACATACCTCCATCGTACAGACCTgcatagttaatgatcaaattcaAGAAACAGATAAAATCTTAGACAATTTCAGCATAAGCTCTTCCTTTGCTCCTATATCTGAACATACAATTTTATTTAAGATCTTTAGTTTTGTTTGACCAAAATCTGTCTCTGATTTACAAAGTAATGACTTTGTGATCAATTAGATTTTCCCAAATTAAGAAGATAAAGTACTTGAATCATATAAAACACAATCTTTAATATTCTttacctttaaaaaaaaaataaagatcaTAAATTAATCTTACCAAGTTCATATGTGAATCTATCTAAGAAACACCAAacatcaccaaaaaaaaaaaaaaaaaaaaaaaaaaaatgggaaaaaaaaaaacttaaaaatcaTGTTCCAAGAATTAGACAAAGTTAAAATCTCATAATATCCTCTTCATATCAGCAAGATAACCATCAAAAGGTTAAAGAAAGTTAAAAATTATATAAACAAAAATCagtataaaaataattatagataTGATGAACAAAATAACTAAGATAACTTACTGTGAGCGGGTCCATGAAAACGCACATAAAAATCATGCATCTCATCGTTGATCATCTCTACTTTGTAATCACCCATCATCCAAATCAATTCATCTTCCATGCACGAACTTGAAAGTTAATTGCATAATATTAAAAGCTGAAACCAACCTTGGTCACATCCATAAATCCCCTTaagccaaaagttcaaacgagaaccataaaaaaagcgagaactgcgagaacttttgatttttaatgattttcacatgtaactagattgaatcacaCATAAACTTTGATGAGgagtatgaatgaacataaaataattgaaaaaacacttatattttaacaatataattaaatatatagtttatcgttcacatgtgcatatttgtttccgaacatgtgaacagtttcatataCTTAACAAGTTAACATGTAACTTgagctaatgaacatatgtttgttaatgattttTCCGTTAATTAACATTTGTATGTCatttgttgcatttaaacgcataaaaactattaaattgaatagttctcgcagttctcacctttttagtggttctcgtttgaacctgccccaTCCCCTTAAAATTTATGAATTAGAAAGGCTACAGTTAACTAATTTTCAAACTCACCAAAGCCATTTCACGATCTTCAAATATAATAAAATCATTAGTTACGTAGTAGTTTTAGCGGTTAACAACTCACATATAgcagcgtatatatatatatatatatatatatatatatatatatatatatatatatatatatatatatatatatatatatatatatatatatatatataatagctaaTACTGAACTCACTGGCCAATGAACAAACGTCTTTATCTCTGTCCGATTGTAGCATCATGTTTTATGCCTGTTCCCAACCATAATATATAATCAGACACCTGCAGGGGCGAAACATTGTGGAGACAGGGCGGGGCACCCGTCCAagctgaattttttttttaaaataaaaaatttacactaaaaaaataaaaaatttactaaaaactaaagttttttttttagtgtTCGCCTCAGGTGTCATTgagaaatttaataaaattttaaacttGCCCCATCTGtggtcgggttcaagttccgccactggacACCTGCATATTTGAATTACTTTAGCTAATTTCCAACTTATAATATTGCAAAACATAATGACTTTTGAGATCAAATAGGCTGCTTTCGAAACATAATGCTTTAATACTAACAATTACTAATCTTAAGGTAAATTTAAACCTAGTACTAAACACACACTgtttgataaaaatactaataaatcAGACAATATTTACCTCTCATTAATCATGTTGTAATCCAGATttttaacaataacagatacatggAAATTCATATGATAATTCGTCAACATCAAAAGAATATCAAGAATCATAATTTTAAAAAGAATTAAAGGTTTAAATGTTCTTAATAATTGTTCAACACATGTTTTTTTAAACTAATTAGGTTTCTATTATCTTATCCAAGTCGTTTCATCCTCTATTAATaagaaaattacacaaatataaattagggtttttaatCTAAAGGTACCTTGGAACATCGGTTGGAATAAGGATACATCATTAGACATAGTACAATAGATAATAACTGTACATATCAACATTGCTCTTCGACCTCCTTCATCACCGGTATTTGATTGAAACTATATCGATCGCTGGTTACATAATTTCACGCAAGATATTCGAGTGTAGTGGCTGCTAATTAGAAGTCTCTAGTGAATCATCATAAGAACTTTAATTTGATTTTGAAAGGGGGGGGGAGTACGAACCCTAATTCCATATAGagttaaaaaaaaaaggaaaaaagttGCTACAGTTTGATAGTGATTTTGGGTACTTGGCCAGTCCCTATTGGATAGTAATTTACGTGAATTAGTCTATATAGTAataaccaaggttgcaaaagacgtgagacgtggtcgagacggtcgggtcctaaaaaagTCGAGACGTTCGAGATggggtcgagacgttcgagacggggtcgagacggggttcgagacggacgttgaccaaagttgagttttaaatatataagtatattatgTATATATGTGTCCATATTTTAAAGCCAAAATCTTTAATTGCCTAATtatcaccgttaatataatacagaaaaattaaactaaaatacgacaaattttACTGATTTTACCGAATTTCTGGCTTTTCCgaattttgagagactttgacatgatttttttcaactttgacccgaagtTTGAcagttgactgtcatattagacgattttcttcgagacgggacggactagtcaccaaaccgtcgcaacgggcgtcgagacggctcgagacggggtaTTTTACAACACGGGTAATAACCGAGTGTCTTTGAACAATCATCATATCCTGTACAAATATGAACACGAATAATCACTATCACTAttcactatatacattaaaagagagtctcgattagttaataaatattttcaaaacccccttaattaccattagattagaaaattacattataatacccTTTGATCCAACGGTCCTTAATCATCCACTAAAAAATTAGATAATAAATCAATTTTACATACACTCCATCCCTAAAATACCCTTCTAATAAAAAACACGGTAactttgttaattaattaatttatttgtaAAGAAAATTACGGTTGCCTTAAGAAACGGATAAAATTTGGTTTTGGaaataatatacggagtatatGTTTTTAATATTGATTCGTCGAATACGAGTTTCAAATATATCTTCACCGacataaaagttatatatattaaatccaTGTTCTTATTTTAAGTGTACAcacaaaaggaacaaaatataggtCTTTGGTTGGTGACAGAAAACAAAACCTCgaatataagtttttttttctttcgacggaagttaagaaaagaaaaaaaaaccccACGAGTTTTTGGTTTTCGACTCCAAACATTTTTGTTTCAGTTTTCTACGGATCAAATAAAATCATAAAACTTTAGTTCATATTAAATAAATAATCATtgtgattatttattattacttgacGGGACTATCACATCCGTTTGACGTTGTTCGAAGTGTAGTGTGAACTACCCTAGCGACAATCATACTTTTGATTGTTAGTTTCTCTTCCATCAATCccgttcttcaagaaaggtataatctttaaattctcttgttttatttatttatttaaccgtaTAAATCATATGGATCCGTTTAGGTGATCTACTATTAATATCATGAATACATTTCtgcttaatat
This genomic window from Rutidosis leptorrhynchoides isolate AG116_Rl617_1_P2 chromosome 2, CSIRO_AGI_Rlap_v1, whole genome shotgun sequence contains:
- the LOC139893397 gene encoding probable (S)-N-methylcoclaurine 3'-hydroxylase isozyme 2 → MDITTFLVDNNNLWSPSFFLLSTLFFIFFAVKQATLFSSKTKKTLPPGPPTLPIIGNLHQVVSSPGNPHIWTANFAKKYGPLISVQLGKEVMVVASSPEAAIGILKTQDHLLSVRAVPAAFKQENVVPHSLLWADSDQTWKSLRTLSRSEMFSAKALEAQSQLKEKKVEDLLTFLRRNEGRVIDIYDIVFTTLFNTLSSTIFGVEMVGFAGEQGSGLEWVKDSMFKIIEYGGRTVDFGSFFPILERFDLHGTTKGTGKEFAKLFAYWDEIIEERRGRVNSSTWSSDQAQSFLDRMLEHKFENHQIHHLSMALFIAGTNTTTSTVVWGMTELVKNKQVMSKIAEEIKTEFNSDQIAISELSKLSYLQVCIKEIFRLHPPVPLLLPHRAAETCEVMNYTIPKNAKIFVNLWAMGRDPKLWDEPLSFNPERFKDSKIDFKGQHFELLPFGTGRRMCPGMPSGIKSVELILASLIREFDWTLPNDADVSTLDMEEKFGVAMKRENPLKLVVKQKQMHSNV